CGCCAGCGTTCGTCCTGAGCCAGGATCAAACTCTCCAAAAAGGGTAGTTCGTCTATGCTCATTACAAGCTAGCTTTCTTACTTTGTCCGACGGACCGAAATCCGCCGAACGCGTATGCGCTCGTTGTTCAGTTTTCAAGGAGCAAGCTTGTGTTACCTTCTTGCTTGTCCGATTCGCTTTTCGCGACCGGAATTTGAATATATCATATTCGGACATCTCATTGCAACTGGCAATTTCTTACCGTCGCTTCGGCCTCTTGCTCGCCGCCGCCGCTCTCGCGGCCGGAAGAACAATATAGCATCCCGGACGCTAGCGATGCAACTTGTAAAATATCCCACGCTCGATATAAAGCATGCCATTCCTTAAAGCGGCGCACCCTACAGTAAACAAGCATCCCCCTTGGACGTTCCAAGGAGGATGCAGGATGCGATTTAATGAAGGAAAACAGAGCCGCTAACGATAAGCGTCGACGCCGCGGCCGCCGCCAACAGCCGCCATGCGCGTTGGCCCCGGCGCTTGCCGCGCCAGTAATCGAACATGAGCCTGCCGACCGCCGCTGCGGCGATCGCGTTCGCCCCCCAAGCCGCCCATGCGAGCCAGCTCAATTCTCCCGTATGCCCGGCATGCGCGTGAACGCTCGCCGCCGCGCCGGAAGAAGCGAAGACAGCACCGACATGGGCGGCATGCAACCCCAACGACGCGAGGGCGGACGTCGCGGCCGGCCAAGCCCGGCTCCAGAGCGATCGTTCCATCGCGGCATCCTCAGCTCGCACAGGACGAATTCTTCGCGGCGACGCTGATGCTGCAGTGCGACGCCTTCTTCGTCGGCGGCACGTCGAGACCAGGGTTTTCCGCGAAAAATCCGACCGGCTTTAACATAAACCCGATATAGTGCGCAGGCATAACGGGCCAATCCTCCGGCCGCGGAATATGGTTATGCCCCATCGTGTACCAGAGCACGACGTCGGTATCGACGATCGGCCGATCCGCGGCCGTCCACGCCGCGATGCCGTCGGCACCGTCGCTTTGATTCGGGTATTGCCCGCCTGCATGCATTTGAGAAGGGTCGTACGGCGTCACCCATACATGGTTCGTAATAAACGAAGCTCGGCGCATGACGCTGGAAGACGGATGCGCGAGCGGGGCGCAGTTTTCCCCGGTCATCAGCTTATAACCGACAGGCTGCCCCATCTCGTTCTTTTCGCGTTCATTAACGATTTTCCAATACCGCGCAGTATTCAAGTCAATGTTGCGCTTCGCCGCCGATTCCGTTTCGAGCCTAGTCGCTTGAGCGTAAAACGCATTACCCCATGGATTATGCTCTCCCTCGCTTTCCGATACAGTGTTCACTTCGTAAACCGTATTGGAGGTGCCGTCCACCATCATGTCCAAACGTACATTAAAGAAGTGTTGATGATTCGGCGCGTAAAGCCCCGGCGCGATCATCGTTCCGTATTTCGGGTTCGCGTCCGGCGGCATGCTGCCCGTCGACAAAATGCCCGTCAGTTTCACTTCGAACTGAATCGTTCCGTCTTGGTAGAAGTACCAGAAGAAGCCGTACTCGTAATTCGCCACTGTAGATATAGAAGAAATAACGAGCCGTCTCGAGCGCCTCACCTCGACGTCGTTCGTACGCCAATCCGTATGTTTCCAGAGGATGCCGTAATCTTCTTCGTGCATGCAGATCGCGTTTTTAATTTTCATGATCTCGCCGCGGCTGTTCGTCATCACGGCGTCGAAATATTGAATGTGGCCGACGCAGTCGCAGCCGTACGTGAGGCTGTTCGCCAACGCCCCGATGCCGTATTCGCCGGCGTCGAAGGCGTTTTTCGTATATTGGGTAGGCCCCGGATCGCCATACGGCACGACCATCTCGGACAAGGAAGCCCGGTACAAGATCGGGCGTTTTTTCCCTTGGTCGTTGTAACTGACCGTATGGATGACCAGCCCTTCCCGCGGATTAAAGCCGAAGCGAATGGACCATTTTTGCCACTCCACTTCGTGTCCGTTGACCGTGAAGCTCGGCCCTTCCGGCTGCGTAATTTCGAGCGGCTTCAAGTCGTCGCGAAGCTTGCCGATGCGGTCAGGGCTGTAATTGCCTGGCTTCGCAGGCATAGGCACGACGCCGTAGTCCTCGACGCGGATCACCTCCATCTTGTTCAAATCGACGACGGCGATGACGCCTTCGATCGGATGCGCGTACCCGTTGTCCGTCGGATCCGCCCGCACCCAGCTTAAGGTGCGGGACAGACGGGTCGTCGCTTCCTCTTCCCGGCCGAAATTGCCAGCGGACCAAGGATCGACCATGACGAGATCGATATCGGTAATCCCCCGCTTCGCGATCGCTTCGCGGAATGCGGGGCTCGCCTTCACCGCCGCCTCGCATTCTTCGAATTCATCCAGCATAATGTTCGGATGGGCGCCCGGCACGTCTTTCCAAGAAGTAATCGCGCCGAGCGTGATGGAGACGATCGCTTCATAACATTGACCGTCGGCGTTGTCGAGGAGCACAGCCGCCGCTTCGCGCTCGAAGGTCTGGCCCGGCGAATAGTTCAGCACGACCGACTTATCGGGCTCCCGCAGCGACACCGACACGAAACGAGCCTTCGGACCGAGTCGGCCGCTTTCCTTTAAGATTCGTACCGCCGTATTGATTTCTTCCTCCGATAACGGCTCCAGCGGATGCATGACGTCGGTTTCCAGCACGTCGGCTTCGTTAATGCTCATCGGCAGCACGTCTCCTCTCGATTTAAGATTCAGGGTTCGGCATCGTCATGGCCGGCATGGCCGGCAGCGTCGGCATCGGCTTCGCCGGCGCACGCTCCTTCAAGCTGGACGCCTCCAGCTTGCGCACGAGCTCAGGGTACTTCTCGACGCTTTCCTTAAAACTGTGTTTCTCATGACGCATCGAATAAACGATGAACGCCGCGAACAGCGCGACGCCGAGCACGACCGACAGCCATACGCCGAATGAGTTCGGACCGAACGTAAAGTACGCTTCCGCGCCCTCCCAAGACGTGACAGGACTCGTATTCATAGTACCTTCTCCCTTCGATTCGTAATTTCGAAATGAATCTTATCGAGCCGGTTCCGGCGCAAGCGGCGCCGGCGCCGCCCCCGTCTCCGGCGTCGGGGGAATGCCCTCCGGATACGCCGAAGCCGGCATTTCGACGATGTCGAGACCGAGCACTTCGATTTCAGGCGGGATGCGCAGCGCATCGGCTTTCTTCAACAACCAAGCCAAACCGTAACCGGGCACGAAACCGAGCAAAATCATCACGCCGGCGCCGACCAATTGACCGAAGAGCGACGTGGCCGGACCGGCGACGTTCGGGTAGCCGGAGGCGAACAGGCCGACGGCGACGACGCCCCACACCCCGACGAAGCCGTGCACGGCGACCGCGCCGACCGGATCGTCGATCCGCCCGCGGTCCAGCCATTTCCCGAACAGCGGGGCAAGGCCGCCGCCGACCGCGCCGATCAGAAACGCCAAAGCGGGATGGTACAAATCGAGACCGGCGCCGACCGAAATAAATCCGGCCAACCCGCCGCTAATCGTCCACATCGGATCGCTCCGGGAAAGCAGATACGCTCCGATGATACCGCCGGCGAAGCCCATCAGCGCATTGAACGCGAACGCGGACAGCGTCATCGGCGTGCCATAGATCGTAATCCAGTCGCTGCCGACCATGAAGATGGCGCATCCGCCGAGGAAGCCGAAGAAGCCGAAGAAAATGAGCATGAGTCCTAAAAATACGCTCGGCAGGTTGTGGCCGGCGATCGTCAGGGAACGGCCGCTCTCGTCGTACTTGCCGATCCGCGCCCCTAGATTCAACAGGACGCCGAAGGCGAAAAAGCCGGCGATCGTATGGACGACGCCCGAAGCGGCCGTGTCGTGGTACCCGAGCGTCGTAAGCATCCAGCCGGAGCCGTGCCACCCCCAAGCGGCGCCTAAGATCCAAACGACGGCCCCCAGCACGGTGGCAAGGATGAGAAAGGCGCTCATCCGAATACGCTCGATGATGGCCCCCGATAAAATCGACGCGGTCGTCGCCGCGAACAGCGCGAACGCCGCCCAAAACACGCCGCTGGCATGGTCCGCGAGGTTCGGCCCCATGTTCGCGCTCCACGGCAGCGCGCCTAGCGCGAGCGCATCGGTACGCGGCACGAAGCCGTCGGGGAACGCGTTATAAATCCACCAGCCGACGAAATAAAACGAAGGGATGACGACCGCGAGCGTCAATAAATTTTTCATCGCCGAGGCGAGCACGTTCTTGACGCGGGAGATGCCGACCTCGAGCGTTAGAAACCCCGCATGGATCGCAAACATGATCGCGGTGCACCACCAATAAAACACCTCCACGTTCATCGTACCGTGCAACTGAAACGCCGACTCCAACTCCTCCATCCGATCCGCTCCTCTCTCATCTGGTATGTACGAAAACCCAACATCAATGTAACCAAACAGAGACGCGGCGGGAATAACATCTTTCCGAATATTGAGAAAACTTATAATAAATTTTTCCCTTGCTTCCGATTCGCCCCCCTCCAGCCCAGCTCGCCGGAAATTTCGCGCGCCGTTCGCATGACGAGAAATCGCGCTTCGGACAGCTTAAGAGGAGGAAAGCGGAACGTCGGACCCGCGACGCTGATGCAGCCGACGACCCGATGGTCGTAAGAGAAGATCGGCGCCGCAATGCCGATCGTCCCCTCCGTCGCCTCTCCCTCCGTCACCGCATAGCCGTTTTTCCGAATGTTCTCCACATCCGCCTCGACAAACTCGTACGTCAAAGGCTTCAAACTCGGAACGCGGCTCCAATCCGCTTTCGCCAGCACCTAACGCCGCTCCCGCTCCGGCATGAACGCCAGGATGACGCGGTTGGACGCCCCGACGTACAGCGGCAGACGCAATCCGATCGGCTCCGACACCCTGAGCACCTGCGGAGAATCGATCGCATCCACGAAGACGCCTTCGTCCTCGTCCCGCATGGTCAAATACACGCTCTCGTTCACCTTGGCCGCGAGCTGCTCCATGAACGGACGAGACACGGCGCGGAACGGCAAATGGTTCCACAGCTGAAAGCCGTACTCCAAGAACGCGAAGCCGAGACGGTACTTTTTCGTCGTTCCGTCCTTCTGCACGAGGCCATGCTGCTTCAACGAGCGCAGCAGACGGTGCACGCTCTGCACCGGCAGCTGCAGCTTGCGGCTGATTTCCGTCGCGCTCAGCTCCTCCTCGCCGCCCGACGGGCGCAGCGCATCCAAAATTTTCACCGCTTTGTCCAACACATCAGACATCAAGACCCCTCCAATGTGATGTTTATGGAACATGAGATACAGGTTCGTGGATGATTAATGGAATATTATGTATCACAATTATCTTATAGTCCGGCGCCGCACGCACGCTCTTTTTCCCGCCGAGTGGGATTTCGAGCATTTATTTCGAAAATAAATAAACGGGAGCCGTCCGAGCGAACTCGGAAGACTCCCGTTTTCGTTTACGTAGAATTCGCCGGAGCCGCCTGCGCAGCTACCGCTTCGTCGGCCAATCCTCAGGCCGGATCGTCATTAACTCCTGCTTCGAAGGCACGTTCGGATGCTGATGCAGCAGCCGGACCGCTTGATTCCGCACCGCTTTATCCAGCATATTTCGCACGTATCTGGCATTGGCGAACGAACGCCAGAACACATGCTTCTCTTCCGTCAGCATTTGCTTCAACCGGTGCGCCGCTCCCGGCAGCAGCACGTACTCGCGCTCCTTCGCCATTTGTTCGGCGATCAACAGCAATTCGTCGACCGAATAATCGCCGAAGTCGATTTGGATCGGAAAGCGCGACGGCAGCCCCGGATTCAGCGTTAAAAATTGCTCCATCTCTTCGGAGTACCCCGCCAGAATCAAAATGAAATCTTCCCTGTGATCCTCCATCGCCTTGACGAGCGCGTCGATCGCTTCTTTCCCGAAATCCTTTTCGCCGCCTCTCGCAAGACTGTACGCCTCGTCGATAAACAAAATGCCGCCGAGCGCCTTCTTGACCAGATCTCGCGTTTTAATAGCCGTATGGCCGATGTATTCGCCGACCAAATCCGCGCGTTCCACCTCGATGAAATGCCCTTTGCTCAACACGCCCATGCGGTGAAACAGCTTGGCGATCAGACGAGCGACCGTCGTTTTGCCGGTTCCCGGATTTCCCTTAAAGATCATATGGAACACGTGCGGCTTCGTCTGCAGTCCGGCTTCCGCGCGGTATTGGGAGATCTGCAGCATGGCGTAAATTTCGTAAACCAGCTCTTTGACGTGCTCCAAGCCGACCATCTGATCGAGCTCCCGGAAAATGTCGCCGAACGGGCTTTGCAGCAGCAACGTTTTCGGGTGAACCGACGGCGTCGCCGTAGAACCTTGGTTCGGGTAGCTCTCGTTGTTGCGGAGAACGACTTGAATTTTTCGCGACGGTTTATCGGCGGCGGGAGCGGCGGGAACGGCTGCGTTCGCGTCTCTCAGCGTGCTGCGGTTGTTCATGGGCTCACCTCGTTTGTGGAAGGTGCTAGCAGTATACGCAAGTGCCCAGAAAAGCGTGACACGTGTGGGCACCCGTCTACGATATGCAATACATTTTTCGCGAAAAGGGTTCGTTCCTAGGGGCGATGGCGGGTTGGGAGCTGAGCTGCGGAGGGCAATGGTACATCTTATGCGGAGGACAGCCGAACAATGAGCCCCTCCCTAAGACGAACGTTCCATTCGTCCGAATTCGCGAAAGACGGACGAGCGTTCGCGCGGAGCGTCTCGCGTTCCGCGCTGCAGGCCGCCGCCAGCGTCATGCAGGCGACGCAGGCGTCCGCGGCGTCCTGTCTCGACGGCGCAGCCGCTCCGGCCGCGATCCGCGCGTCGACCCACCCGGCGGCTGTGCGCAGCGGTTCCGCGATTCGCTCCAGGTCGAGGCTCCGGGAGCCGCGCAGCAGCCGCGCCGTATGAGACGGATACACCTCGAACAGGGCGGGCGCGGAACCTGCGATGCGTGCGCCGGCCGCGCCGTCGAACGGGTACACGGCGCAGCCGGCCGCGCGCGCGTACGAGAGCAGCTTCCAGGCGGCATAACTCATGGCGCGCAAATTCGGGTTGACCGCCTTGAACGGGCTCGCCGCGCCCGCGGCGACGTCGGTCCGGCGGCACGCCCAGCTGTACGCCGCGCAGGGCGATTCGTAAGCCGGAAACGCTTCTTCCAACGCAGCCAGGAACGAAGAACGGGAGGAGCCGGCTGCCAAATCGAGCCACTCCTCCCACTCGGTAAAGCCCATACGTTCGTAAGCCGGGGACGCCGGCGCGAACGGCGCGTCGATGGCCCACAGCGCATCCGGCGGCGACTGCAGCAGCTTCGCGAACACGTCGAGCCGATCGTCGCACGGCTCGCATCGTTCGAGCTCGAACGCGCCGGCTTCGACGTCGAGCGTCCCGGAGGCGACGTAGAGGCCTCTCGACGGGTCGCGCGCGCCGCTGAAGTCTACGCCGTAAATCCGGATCGCCCTGCTCACGATTCTTGAATCGTGACGGATTCGATGCGAACCGTCTCCTGAGGCGTATCGCCGTTCGGACCGGCGACAGGCACCTCGTCGATGGCGAGCACCGTTTCCATTCCGGATTTGATTTTCCCG
The Paenibacillus sp. DNA segment above includes these coding regions:
- a CDS encoding primary-amine oxidase — translated: MSINEADVLETDVMHPLEPLSEEEINTAVRILKESGRLGPKARFVSVSLREPDKSVVLNYSPGQTFEREAAAVLLDNADGQCYEAIVSITLGAITSWKDVPGAHPNIMLDEFEECEAAVKASPAFREAIAKRGITDIDLVMVDPWSAGNFGREEEATTRLSRTLSWVRADPTDNGYAHPIEGVIAVVDLNKMEVIRVEDYGVVPMPAKPGNYSPDRIGKLRDDLKPLEITQPEGPSFTVNGHEVEWQKWSIRFGFNPREGLVIHTVSYNDQGKKRPILYRASLSEMVVPYGDPGPTQYTKNAFDAGEYGIGALANSLTYGCDCVGHIQYFDAVMTNSRGEIMKIKNAICMHEEDYGILWKHTDWRTNDVEVRRSRRLVISSISTVANYEYGFFWYFYQDGTIQFEVKLTGILSTGSMPPDANPKYGTMIAPGLYAPNHQHFFNVRLDMMVDGTSNTVYEVNTVSESEGEHNPWGNAFYAQATRLETESAAKRNIDLNTARYWKIVNEREKNEMGQPVGYKLMTGENCAPLAHPSSSVMRRASFITNHVWVTPYDPSQMHAGGQYPNQSDGADGIAAWTAADRPIVDTDVVLWYTMGHNHIPRPEDWPVMPAHYIGFMLKPVGFFAENPGLDVPPTKKASHCSISVAAKNSSCAS
- a CDS encoding AAA family ATPase, with the translated sequence MNNRSTLRDANAAVPAAPAADKPSRKIQVVLRNNESYPNQGSTATPSVHPKTLLLQSPFGDIFRELDQMVGLEHVKELVYEIYAMLQISQYRAEAGLQTKPHVFHMIFKGNPGTGKTTVARLIAKLFHRMGVLSKGHFIEVERADLVGEYIGHTAIKTRDLVKKALGGILFIDEAYSLARGGEKDFGKEAIDALVKAMEDHREDFILILAGYSEEMEQFLTLNPGLPSRFPIQIDFGDYSVDELLLIAEQMAKEREYVLLPGAAHRLKQMLTEEKHVFWRSFANARYVRNMLDKAVRNQAVRLLHQHPNVPSKQELMTIRPEDWPTKR